The Bactrocera dorsalis isolate Fly_Bdor chromosome 2, ASM2337382v1, whole genome shotgun sequence region ATTTGAATAATCTCACGTAAGCTTATTTATTCAGGTTTCTTGTGTATTTTTGCACTTCCTTACTTTACAAAATGCGCTTTTCCGCCGGAAATGTACCAAGTTTGCCATATCTTATAACAAGAATtctaatttattatgaaaactaCATCATACTGGAAGTTTGAAATGtcatgttttaaaaataattttttattgttggcgGAATATGATTATTTTATGCAACGTTGGCCTTCAGCCTTAGcgcttaaaaacattttcttgaACTCAAAAAAGTTATTACAGGTGAGGTACATATATTATACGGTGGATGTAGAAGTACGTCAATGTCTAATTCATCCAATTGTTTATACTTTCTATGAACTTAAGACacgttttgttgaaaaaataaaaacaacattttcattcattcttCACAAGAGCCAATGACAATGTTGATATGGAGACACTGCTTGGATGACAGTCGATTAAAATTTCTCTATCTATCGCAACTCAAAATATAGGCGCCTTAGGTTCAGTTCATTGCATGCAGTCCACTGGCGACTGGTCTCTAAGGTGAAATTATGTCTGGATAAATCCATCACCGAACTTCTCCTATATTTCATAATGTACGTCGTGATATTATACGACAAATGTAGCGTACTCCTACTTTCGAGCTGCCTCCGAACGAGTCAAGTActtttttgagcatttttattccaaaattgGGGTGTGGTCTAAAACTGGATAAACAATATGTTtgctcaaattttaaaaatttaaaaaaaaaaaaacctccaAAATGTCTTTGTATGGCATAAATTGTTTAACCGCTGCGTACATGCACTGTACTCTCACATAGGTATTCAAGTACATTTGTTTACTCCCACATACCTCAATTGTACCCTCCACTCTTTCGTTttgttatttatacatatgtatgttctatAGCATTTCGCTGTTCATTCAATTTGGTTGCCACATTTATGGTTTTGCTTTGTGTAAATTCAGCACAATCCAACTACAAGTGTATGCACATATTGCTTGTTTAGACAAAATTCGCACAAAACACTCTCTGGTTGGTGTGTGTGGACCCGCACACATATATTGCCACacacatatagatatatatatagcagTAGTAATTGCGTTAAATTGCAATAAAACAAATCAACTGAATCCCTCTTCTTTTGtgcatttattttgatttcagaTTGCGTTGATGCTGCCTGCTTTTAAACTGATAAAACGTAATTTTCGAACAACTTTTAGTGTGTctattgttttgcatttgaTTTTAGTTAGAAATTTAGCAAGCTTAATTGAATCATTGGCTATGGAGCGAAAATTTTGCTTTCTCATTGttgaatacaaattttattgctatGGAATGTttcttaaaatttgaaaatattcggcTTTAGTGATGAAAATTGAAGGTTTTATTggctaaatttgaaaaaaatataaattaaattttttttttcagccaTTGGTTCAAAAAAGTCTTAAAATAAAGCCATAACTTTAATACCTAAATTTATGCTTCGAAAGTGAAGATTTCTAATTGTTATCTCTAAAACATTTTGAgccaataaaatgtttaatgcTGGTCATCCCACATCATTTGATTCTTTGCGTTATATCTCGTACCTTCCACAAAGTTTCAAACAGATTTCATAGAAATTGGTTTTGGATCATTTTAAGTTTCCTTAAATTTGTTTAGTAACATAAATTAGAtgacatatatttattaatgaaaatttaccGGATAAGTATTGCCATGTTCAAAATAGGGATTACTGGGACCTTTCCAAACTTACTACCTAACCCTAGATTGATCTACATGGTTGTGATCGCCACAGCCTAATCCCAAATTGATCTATATGGTTGTGATCGCCACAGTTTTCTTGCTGTTGTCAACTGTACTTTTCAGTGATGCCACTTGATGATCATAAACCGGAAGTAAAGCCATAGAAAAGTCAGTTTCGTTGTAAATACGGTGGGCGGTTGGCTTTATGTTGCAGATTTTCACAGTTATGAAAAGATTGATGATGAATGTCACTCAGTTAGTAGCCGATACTTAACACATTGTCCACCATAGATAATAAAGGAGATGAAAGACGTTGTTTAGGACAGTGATATCTTTTTCGCGAATTAGTATTTATCTCTATACGAAATTAGTTTTTGCtggtttgaaatatttcttctaTACTCGATAAACAACAAAACCCATTGAAGTGCATTTGTTTAGAGAAAAACACTCGTCCACAAATTCTATCGTTTTTTGGAGGCGGTTGCATTAAGTTTTAGAAACGTCTATTTGATGGGTAAATTTATACTACAAGTAAAAGTCGAaactattaatttgtatatatgtatataatatgtatgtatatcttctaaagatttttctgaaagaaaaactaaaaaaaaaatttaaaatctttagTCTTCTATGTTCTAAATGCCGTTCGTTTAACACGAAGAAAAGTTTCCCTTCACAGATATAGTAACTAATTTcctaaaatccaaaaatatatattttaattgcgCCATTTTATAACATTATGCATTTCCTCTTCCATCCATCATTACAGAAACCTTTGAGAAGCATCAACAAATCTGTCATCAAAGAATTTGACAGCTACATTACCGCAGATAAGGCAGAAGATCCCGAGTAAATAAATCCTTCAACAGCGATTGAAGCGCGACGCAACCGCAAACCGAAAAGTAATCAAAAGTACCAACAACAGTGCCACATATACATTTAGAGATTTCCGCTCGAAAGGTGATTGTCGCAACAGATCACGCCGGGGATCAACGCAGCCGCGCAAAGTGATCAAACATCAAACGTCGATCGTCGAATGATAAACGGGAAAAACACATGTTGCACTCGATCGCCAGAAGTGCGTGCAAATGCATAGAAAATAACAAGAAGAagacgaacaacaacaactgtgacAACTGGTAAAATAActaggaacaacaacaacactgcgaTAAGCACTAAAGCAAcagcaataaattaaaagcagaaatagAGAGTCTCAAATTAAAAGAAACTAAAGTGGATTTCCGGTGAATCCAGAAGCCGAaaccagcacaacaacaacgcacagCGCTTGCAGCATCCGCATGACAAAACCATATACACCGCACATGTGTCAACGTGCACCCCTTGCGaggtatttacaaaaataaacaggCGGGTGCAACTAAAAATGGATGCAACACGCGACATAGCTACGAACGCACCAACTGCCACAACAGCCACAGCAAACACAAGCACATTGCATGCAAATTGTATAGCAACAGGCAGGCAAAGCCACTCGAGACGCTGCTGGAGCAAAAATATGGCTGCCACAGTCATAGACGCTGCCGAAACGACAGCGAGTCATAAACCACAGCATAGTcgcataaattacaaaaatagatATCCACGCCAGAGTGGAGTTGCCACGGCAACGTGTAGACGCAATGCCACAATCAGTAGCCACCTAGACACTGTCGGACGTACACCGACACCGACAATGGGCGCAGTTTCGGAAGTACTCAAAATTATCTGCCTCAGCATTTTGCTGTTTTGTGTACTCAATACACCGCACACGGTGTCGGCCAGAAAGCCCACTTCGCAAGAGCTCAACGATTACGACGATGCGATATTCGAGGTACAAAAGCGTAGCGAGCAAGAGTTCGGCACTGAGACGGCAGTGGAAAATGGCGATATCGACAATATCGAGAGCGATGATGTAAACGGCACGCTTAGGAATAATACCAACGCCACGAACACGGATGGCAGCGAAACGAAATCACCTACTGATTTCGAGCCACGTTTCAAGAATTCAAAATATCTGCCGAATATACTCTCCAAACCTTCCGGCAGTTATATACAACTATCGTGCCCGGCAACTGGCCGACCGGAGCCGACCATAACATGGACGCTCAATGATACAAAGATCTCACGACATATGGGACGGGTGCGCAAGGTGAAATGGGGTATACATATGGCAGATGTGGTGCCCGAAGACTCAGGCATATACAAGTGTCGCGTATGCAACTATCTCGGTTGCATTGAGCACGCAACGAAATTGATCATTAGTGATCGTGTCAATCACAAACCGATTATATTAAAAGCGCCTATGAATTTGACATTGGCGTTAAATGCAAGCGGCAACATGGAATGTGTCTACTTGTCCGATTTGCATAGCAAAAAAACCTGGACATTCACGCCTTGCAACAAAACAGCCTGCTCGGCGAATACTACATTTCTGAAGAATGTGGAAGACGTAGATATTTTGAATTTCACCAATGTGACGCCAGAAAACGAAGGCTGGTACACCTGCGTCGAAATGAACGGACTCGGTCAGTCGCATAGCAGCGCCTACCTGCGCATTCAAGACCCCAGTGTACGCGCCATAGCGAAATCTATGCACGGCTATGAGATATGGGGTATTGTGGCCGTCATGGTGCTGCTCGCATTGGTTTGCATCATCTTCTTCGTGTATGTGCTGCGTAAAGTTAAGCACGAGAAGCTGCTCAAACAACGTATCGAAACGGTGCATCAGTGGACGAAGAAGGTGATTATATATAAGCCGCCGAGTGGCGACTCCAGCGGCTCCATGGACACTATGATAATGCCGGTGGTGAAAATTGAGAAGCAACGCACAACTGTGCTGCAGAGTTCCAACTCGGAACCGGCACCATTTAATGAATACGAATTTCCATTGGATTCCAATTGGGAAATACCACGCTCACAACTGATACTGGGCGCAACACTTGGTGAGGGCGCTTTCGGACGTGTCGTCATGGCCGAGGTTAATAATTCCATTGTTGCCGTGAAGATGGTGAAGGAAGGCCATACCGATGATGATATTGCCAGTTTAGTGCGCGAAATGGAGGTCATGAAGATCATTGGCAAACACATCAACATAATTAACCTGCTTGGTTGTTGCAGTCAATCGGGACCGCTCTATGTGATTGTAGAGTTCGCGCCGCATGGCAATCTCAAGGACTTTCTCAACAAAAATCGACCGCTTGCTGCTGGCACACTCAAAGATTATGGCGATCAGCAACATCAGCTACCATTACCGAAGCACCACCTCACCGAGAAGCATctcatttcttttgcttttcaAATTGCGCGCGGCATGGAGTATTTGGCATCACGTCGCTGCATACATCGCGATCTGGCCGCACGCAATGTGCTCGTAAGCGATGATTACGTCATGAAGATAGCGGATTTCGGCTTGGCACGCGACATACAGGACACGGACTACTATCGTAAGAACACCAACGGTCGCTTGCCCATCAAATGGATGGCGCCTGAATCGTTGCGGGACAAATTCTACGATTCACAGAGTGACGTCTGGTCATATGGCATATTACTGTGGGAAATAATGACCTTCGGCGCACAGCCATACCCCACCATCATGTCAGCGGAGGAACTCTACAGCTATCTGATGTCCGGTCAACGTATGGACAAGCCACCAAAATGCTCGCTGAATATTTACATGCTCATGCGACAGTGTTGGCACTTCGATGCCAGCGCACGTCCAACCTTTGCAGAGATTGTCGAGAACCTCGATAAGCTGCTGTTGGCCAATGAAGATTATCTGGATGTGGCGGTGGCGAATCTGGAAACACCGCCCTCGTCAAGTGACGACGAATCGGACGTTGAGTCCCTACGCTATCACTATAAATAAGTTAATAAACCGTTAGTCtcgcatgtatatgtgtataatttataggttgtatatacataattaaatttaaatgttagCTTCGGGAGTAAAATACATTGCTCACCACAATACTCATAAAAGTTAGCTTAAGTCTACGAAAGTATTTCAATACTCGTGCTGTTGCGAGCTCAAATTAGTATATTTAATTAGTTCTAAGTATTGTAATATGGACTTTagcattaaatttattaattaatatagattgtaatgaaaacataatatttatataacactTCTAAACGCTTTCAAGGCAAAGTTGTAGAACCAAaggcaaaataccaaaaattagtTAAGTCATAGGCTACGACCCGTTGTGCAATACTCGTGTAACTCGGCAAATCGGCAGCTCAGCATagttgtattaatatttattttatgtttgtagATGTTGTTACGTTAGGGTGGTCATATTTTGTGTGAATTTGAccaaaaactgcaaaaataaataataaatatgagtTTTCAATTCGCTTAAAACCTTTCGACTTACcgactaaaaaataatttaatttatgtaaaataatgcGTGCTTGTTAAATATGGTAACGTCGACTTATTCGTTCacaagaagaaaatatattaagaacCACCCTACATTGTATGGTATTTTTTAGATTTAGAATAGTTTGTAACCATAGAGTATCTCGCACCTAGATAGAACGAAACAAACACTGAAGGAGTAATACAAATGAAATATCTTGACAAAATCGGTTTAGACACGATGACAAGTAAATCCTGGAGCCATGGACATTGGACATTGGAGAATAAAAAATAGGCATAAATCAAATGTGGAGGGATTATCACGATTTTATTCACATACCACTTTGTATTGAATtccatttcaatattttgcgtTTGCTCTGAAAGTAAATCTTATTACAAGAGGACAGTACCAGATCGACTGAATAAAAGTGCAATTAAATCGAAGACgattttgtttcaaatacaaTAACATTTTGTATGCCTCTTCAAgtaaccacacacacatatcaaGTATAGGCCAAAAGCATTACTAATATTTCCATTAGCTGTCTTCGAAATCTTTGCATATAGCGAATCGAATAAACCACTGGCATAAACTATATAGACTGGCATAAATCCAATAGACTGGCTTACAAAAAAGTAGAAAGGAATAGAACCACTTTAGGGAAATTTCAGCATACTCTCTGAACCTGGTGGTTTGTCTCACATACAATTTATTGACAAGAGAGCAGAGTCATGGCGTGCAGCGAGTGTCGCATTGGAAGcgattattatatatttgtactgAACTATAGTATTTTAGTGCCTTCTATGTTATactataattatatgtatacatgcaaacatatatgtatacatatgtatatttttactacaaattactatacttttttaacaaataagcAATTCAAATGTTTAACCAAGTACTCAAGCAGGAGTGCAGAGTATAAATTGATGTATGTAGTAAAAAGtcgagcaataaaaataaatatatgctttCAATGTTGGTTGTTTATGTATCTAACTAAGTGGCATTCCATGATATATCCGAAACTATGTATGAAAAAGAATTTATGCTTTATTGAAAGACTAGTGCAGAAGCCTTCGAAAGTGATAAAAAAGGATGAAATTCATAGAAAAAAACGGAAACGGTTTATCTCAATTTCCGGCTATGAGCCATGAGTcctatagaaaaatattatagggtaatgaaaaaatgtatatttttgtatacagacttttttcacataacctcaaaattgatgggaaaaattcaaataactcagtttttgggttttttttaccctgtacaaatttttttctttcaggaATTATGATCCTAAAGTTCCAAACACactgtttttgtatttaaaatatttattttttccttcttATCGAAAAATCCAAGTTCAAACAAAAATTCTCAAGTTAAATatcagaatttttttaagtggAATATGTTCAATTGTTTGGAAGAGAAGGGCTCATGAGAGAAACTGATCCTTATTGACTTACAAGATCTAGTTTGTACAAACTTTGGTCCACTTTTAAGCGTAATGGTAGCCACCACATATTTTGACAGCCGATTTCACTCTTCTCAGTTTGCAATCTCTATTTCTAGCTTAATGATCCCTTTTTCGAGGAGAGATTAGAAGTGAACTCGGAGGTATTCACCACAACACGTAATATCAGATTTTCTAGTACAGAGATTTTATAATTGATAGCCATAAAAATTACCCTCAATATCAATATTTGATGCCGCTTATGCTTAATATGGTTTCACTCTCTTAACAGCAATGGAAAATAGCAAACTCTCGCtcgataaaatatgtatatctatgtatggataaataaattaataaatgaatatttgtcTAGCAAATGTGCTCATATATACGAGTTTGTTACAATTCTTAATGATCCAACATTTCCGGTGCACTTAAGCGCTCCATTCCCGTCGCGCTTTTGCGTGTGTTTGCCTGCTGTGCGCTGCACGTTTCTACTTCAACTGTTTACCTCTCTAATTAAGtcatttacattttcttaaataattaattaaatggaCACGCGTGCCGTCGGACCACTCTTGTGCAAGCACAAACGGCATacctttttttgtagaaattatcAAACGATATCTTcgtttcgattttttattgctaCGGTGCGGCTGCCAGTTTTCCGCACGTGGATATTTGCGTGGGTTAGACATAAGATCTTCGTTTTATTTGTCGGCGCCAATGATGGACGAGATAAAATCATAACTTGCGTGTGGGCTTGTAAACCtttagaaatttattaattaatgtttttaagaacttgagtttgattTTGGTTGATTTAcagtttaatatttcatttcttgatcATCTTTTAGGCGAGTGCGGAAGGGTTAATATCCGTTCGAATTCTACGACTGATatttaatatccttttttaaGTTGAATGCGGATTAATAAACATAGATATTTTGAGTTAGTACCTTACTCCTTCGTTGACGATGCTTTCATCGAAGTTTTCTGACATGTTCCGAAGATATGTGACACCTTGAGGTGATGTCGCATGATTTAGAGTAGAAAAAACATGAACTTCATAGCTATAAGACCcgtacaaatacaaaagtttcctTAAAGGatttttgatcgatcagtttgtatggcagctacatatatgatatggtgatccgatctgaatatttttttcggagatttcaCCGATGCTTAGAGCAATAACCCCAGcctaattttgtgaagatatctcttcaaataaaaagttttccatacaagcactcgaTTTCGATCGGTGCATTATGCTTGCACTGCtatctaagcaattttttcggagattatattattgcaTTAGGGAATAATcaaatgccaaatttcatgcagatatctcgtaaaatgaaaaagttttccatacaaacattaTATATTGACCGTTCCGAAAAATTAGTAGCTTCATAATGAGAAAAGGGATggcgcaaaatttcagttcaatgtttcaaaaactgagggactatgtcgtatatatacagacggccatgactaaatcgactcagctcgttgCGCTgatcataagtatatatatactatatactttatagggtcgcTAGCGTATCCTTTTGAGTGTTACAAACGTGGTCAActaaatataccctgttcagggtataaaaacgatGGCCACTGAGGATGTTATGTGTTTAAAATCAATTATGGTtacttttgaatatatttaattaccaTTCAAGAGAACAAATTAGATCTTTTCAacagataaaaaaataactaataaaaatccCTATATAGAGATATATCAGCTCACTTATCAAATGAAGAAAAGTCAATAACCAAGTAACTTACAAGCTCAATCACTAATACAAAAGAAATGAGAGAAATAACTTTCAGGAAACCTGTTGAAAAAGGCATTATTGCATGAGAGGGCGGTCATTTAATCACTTTGACAGGCAATTTGCATATCTGTTGAATTGTGGCGGCAACGCGGAACGGAGTTGTTGGCAGCGCTAACTCATCTAAGCCACCAGCCTGCACTTAACTAGTAAACAACAAAGCCATGCCTATAAATTCAATTGGCGCATATTGTGCAACAAAGCCACAGCGCAACAACTTCCACAACTCTATGGTACAACAACACGGTACTGCTCAGCGCACTACAACAGCACAAATTAATAGCGCATTTTAGCGAAATTAATTGATCTTCAAGTGAACGAGCAATTGCGTCGTTCGGCAATGGCGCCAAGGGAGTATGCTGGAAGAAGGGTGTAAGCGATTTTTGAATGAAATCGATACATGCGGCAAGCCGTGCGCAAGCTTGCAAAATTacacgttttgttgttgttatgctaaGCGCGACTCAACTGAAACCTGTTCGATACTGTTCGGTCCAAAAGCGCGCCTAAGTTAAGATGCAAATTTCTTCAATCGACCGCTTCGATGGCTGTATTttaacacaaatatatacatacatatgtatatagaaatatttgtatatacctCATATCATTACACGCAAGTGGGCTCCCTCTAGGATTTGACATTTTGACGCCATGAAAATTCATGTTCGAAAACTTGAAAAAAGtctaaacaataatataatcTATTAAAACTTTAGATACACTGTCTAAGATCTAAGTATCATAGTTTCATATTGATTATTTCGACTTCAAGCTGGATATAGCTTAGAGTCAGAAGTCCCTTTACCTACTTCAAGCGTTACATACCCGAAAAATCGATCTTGGAACACTTAAGCGCTCACCATTATACTCGAAATTGCAGAAAAGCTTATTACTGAAAGATTCAGAAACTTAGCCAATGTCGGTTAATAAAAGCAACTCAGCACTTATTTCGTGAATCTCCTGCTTTTGCGAGATTGAGGATAAAACATCATTAGAACTAAAGAACGATCGAGATTCCTATGTTACTTCATATaatcttcaaatttattggggatcgtttattatcattcaaaaaaaacttctttgggatttattttttgaagataatctctttcaaatgttggtcacAACTACGTCTCAGATGTTCCATcaattgagtccaatttttgatgacttgtTCGAGGATTCCGCCTGGTAAGCGGCGAACGGCACGCGCGAAATTtcgctccaaggcctgaatggaagcggaattgtccgcatagattttaTACTTTAAATAACCCTATAGAAAAAGGTCTAACGGTTTGATaacacatgatcttggtggctaatcgGTTGGctaaaaacgtgaaattatctgcaccacacaaaatcgttgttttttctggataaaatggcaggcCTTGAGTCTCTTAAGGtttctcttcgtcccaaatcTGGCgaatttgcttgtttacatactcaaTAAGCCAGAACTGGacctcattgctgaacaaaatttggctcgaaaacgtcagaacttttcaagagcccatagagcgaagcaacatctcttgggaaggtcgagcggcttcagctcTTACACAAGCAATATGttgtacgcttttaatttaagatctcgacgccaaatgcgccaagtcgttccatacgtcagtcttCATGttcaatatgaaaatttttcctacagggtactTGGCGTACATATAGCTTTTACTACTGTAGATTTTTATGGTTCAACTTTAACGCTATTTCACATAACTTGTTTCAAAGTGGTCAAATAAATTCGTTTCATGCGCTTTAACTCGCTATTAAATGCGGCGTGTGTAATTTATAATGTCTGAATTTGTTTAAGAAttttagataaaataataaattaaaagcgaATAGTTTCAGATATTCTGTCCAAAAAATTACCGAAAtaatattatctgaaaataCCGTTATGAGTTCCAAAACTACAGCGAATGCAGTCGATCCGGTCTAAGACGAAATGCGTGAATTTTATAAGCAAAGAAAACGTAGAAATTGTCTATTTAGGAGAGATTGAAAATAATGGaaactaattttattatatttatattaaaatttttcaagtttGATTGATGTCTATTGAACCGCAGATACTTTTGACTTACGCCAAACAGTTTCCATTTTTGTGCtaacaaaaaaagcaacaactgtaataaaatttaaacaaataaatcaatttgTACATAAACACAATTACCAGATAATCAACAATTAATCACGAAACGTGCAAGTAGCGCTCGTCAATTTGATTGCCTTTGGCGCTATTTACGCCTCCGCACcggaaatgataaataaattatacgcATAAACGTGCTGAATTTCATTCAGACTATAGCTTTATCCATACATAGTATATgtcaaaatgaatttttattgttggttAATTCAGTAAATGTGCTCTTCCGCAGCATTACTTTTGCAAGTAAACAAAACACAGTGAGCGACCACAAACTACT contains the following coding sequences:
- the LOC105230841 gene encoding fibroblast growth factor receptor homolog 1, with the translated sequence MDATRDIATNAPTATTATANTSTLHANCIATGRQSHSRRCWSKNMAATVIDAAETTASHKPQHSRINYKNRYPRQSGVATATCRRNATISSHLDTVGRTPTPTMGAVSEVLKIICLSILLFCVLNTPHTVSARKPTSQELNDYDDAIFEVQKRSEQEFGTETAVENGDIDNIESDDVNGTLRNNTNATNTDGSETKSPTDFEPRFKNSKYLPNILSKPSGSYIQLSCPATGRPEPTITWTLNDTKISRHMGRVRKVKWGIHMADVVPEDSGIYKCRVCNYLGCIEHATKLIISDRVNHKPIILKAPMNLTLALNASGNMECVYLSDLHSKKTWTFTPCNKTACSANTTFLKNVEDVDILNFTNVTPENEGWYTCVEMNGLGQSHSSAYLRIQDPSVRAIAKSMHGYEIWGIVAVMVLLALVCIIFFVYVLRKVKHEKLLKQRIETVHQWTKKVIIYKPPSGDSSGSMDTMIMPVVKIEKQRTTVLQSSNSEPAPFNEYEFPLDSNWEIPRSQLILGATLGEGAFGRVVMAEVNNSIVAVKMVKEGHTDDDIASLVREMEVMKIIGKHINIINLLGCCSQSGPLYVIVEFAPHGNLKDFLNKNRPLAAGTLKDYGDQQHQLPLPKHHLTEKHLISFAFQIARGMEYLASRRCIHRDLAARNVLVSDDYVMKIADFGLARDIQDTDYYRKNTNGRLPIKWMAPESLRDKFYDSQSDVWSYGILLWEIMTFGAQPYPTIMSAEELYSYLMSGQRMDKPPKCSLNIYMLMRQCWHFDASARPTFAEIVENLDKLLLANEDYLDVAVANLETPPSSSDDESDVESLRYHYK